One Gloeothece verrucosa PCC 7822 DNA window includes the following coding sequences:
- the pstS gene encoding phosphate ABC transporter substrate-binding protein PstS, whose protein sequence is MVFSTTTINRIVMGSMTTVVIAMGTAGQAIAQSLNGAGATFPAPLYQRYFADYKKATGVTVNYNSIGSGAGIRQFIGETVDFGASDVPPSQSEKGQMKRGVLMVPTAGGAVAVIYNLAGVNNLKISRQVLGKIFSGQINNWKQVDPKLPSKPIKVVVRADGSGTTEIFTSHLSAIDASFKSKVGASKEPNWGFTVLKGPKNDGVAALVKQTDGAIGYVQDTYARSNKLQTALIQNKAGRYVEPTLAEANKAMQGVTFNSDFTANVDDPKDGYPIMGVTWLLLYTDYKDDKKAAEVKKLVKWILGAGQNINGQLEFTRIPASVAQKASAAVDKIK, encoded by the coding sequence ATGGTGTTTTCAACAACCACAATTAATCGTATTGTTATGGGTTCGATGACTACCGTTGTCATCGCAATGGGAACCGCAGGGCAAGCCATCGCCCAAAGTCTTAACGGTGCCGGGGCAACCTTTCCTGCTCCGTTATATCAACGTTATTTTGCTGACTACAAAAAAGCGACGGGAGTCACCGTTAACTACAACTCTATCGGTAGTGGTGCAGGAATTCGCCAGTTTATCGGGGAAACTGTAGATTTTGGTGCCAGTGACGTGCCTCCCTCCCAATCAGAAAAAGGCCAGATGAAACGGGGAGTATTAATGGTTCCCACAGCAGGAGGAGCCGTAGCCGTCATTTATAATCTTGCTGGAGTCAACAATCTAAAAATCTCTCGTCAAGTTCTCGGGAAAATTTTTAGCGGACAAATTAACAACTGGAAACAAGTAGACCCAAAACTTCCCAGTAAACCGATTAAAGTCGTGGTGCGGGCTGACGGAAGTGGAACCACAGAAATCTTTACCAGTCACCTGAGTGCTATCGATGCAAGCTTTAAAAGTAAAGTAGGAGCCAGTAAAGAGCCTAACTGGGGTTTTACCGTCCTCAAAGGACCTAAAAATGATGGGGTAGCCGCTCTCGTCAAACAAACAGACGGGGCAATTGGCTATGTTCAAGATACTTATGCCCGTAGTAACAAGCTTCAGACAGCTTTGATTCAAAACAAAGCCGGTAGATATGTAGAACCGACCCTAGCTGAAGCTAACAAAGCCATGCAAGGTGTCACTTTTAACAGCGATTTTACAGCTAATGTAGATGACCCCAAAGATGGTTATCCCATTATGGGCGTTACCTGGTTACTCCTCTACACTGACTACAAAGATGATAAAAAAGCCGCCGAGGTGAAAAAATTAGTCAAGTGGATTCTCGGCGCTGGCCAAAATATCAATGGACAGTTAGAATTCACGAGAATTCCGGCTTCAGTTGCTCAAAAAGCGAGTGCGGCAGTAGATAAAATTAAGTAA
- the pstB gene encoding phosphate ABC transporter ATP-binding protein PstB, producing the protein MEEVINTITQTETVLKTENIDIYYGDYRAVKEVNLEIYRNKITAFIGPSGCGKSTILRCFNRLNDLIQGFKVNGKITYHGQNLYESDVDAVEVRKRIGMVFQKPNPFPKSIYDNVAYGARINNYQGDLDELVENSLRRAVLWDEVKDKLKESGFSLSGGQQQRLCIARTIAAQPEVVLMDEPCSALDPISTLKVEELMHELKENYTIIIVTHNMQQATRVADMTAFFNAEAVGKGSKIGYLVEYDKTENIFGNPREQATKDYVSGRFG; encoded by the coding sequence ATGGAAGAAGTAATCAACACAATAACCCAAACCGAGACAGTTTTAAAGACTGAAAACATAGATATCTATTATGGAGATTATCGAGCAGTTAAAGAAGTTAATCTAGAAATTTATCGAAATAAAATAACCGCATTTATCGGCCCTTCTGGCTGTGGTAAAAGTACAATTTTGCGTTGTTTTAACCGTCTGAATGATTTGATTCAGGGGTTTAAAGTAAATGGGAAAATCACTTATCATGGACAAAATCTTTATGAGTCTGATGTTGATGCTGTAGAAGTCAGAAAACGCATCGGCATGGTTTTTCAAAAACCTAACCCTTTCCCTAAAAGCATCTATGATAATGTGGCCTATGGAGCAAGAATTAATAATTACCAAGGAGATTTAGATGAACTGGTAGAAAACTCCTTACGTCGTGCCGTGTTGTGGGATGAAGTCAAAGATAAGTTAAAAGAAAGTGGGTTTTCTCTATCGGGAGGACAACAACAACGTCTCTGTATTGCTCGCACCATAGCGGCTCAACCGGAAGTAGTTTTAATGGATGAACCTTGTTCGGCACTCGATCCAATTTCGACTTTAAAAGTTGAAGAATTGATGCACGAATTAAAGGAAAATTACACGATTATTATTGTTACTCATAATATGCAGCAAGCAACGCGGGTAGCTGATATGACAGCCTTTTTTAATGCAGAAGCAGTGGGCAAAGGCAGTAAAATTGGCTACCTGGTGGAATATGACAAAACCGAAAATATTTTTGGCAATCCTCGAGAACAAGCCACCAAAGATTATGTAAGCGGACGTTTTGGCTAA
- the pstA gene encoding phosphate ABC transporter permease PstA → MSNLSESTDSRLLGEGLKRKPKSPRNLFGLLMTVLATACIILTLIPLFALLFYVAIQGLSRINFDLFTKLPPPPGLQGGGVANAIIGTLMVVALATAIAVPIGVLAAIYLSEFSKGNQVARWIRFATNVLSGVPSIIAGIFAYGLLVQTGVVGFSAIAGGVALAVLMLPTIIRTTDEALQIVPQDIRWAALGIGAYNYQTVLKIVLPAAIPAILTGVTLAIARAAGETAPLIFTALYSNFWPRGVAEPIATLSVLVYNFAIVPFKAQQELAWAGSLILVFLVLTTSVLARWATRQKTY, encoded by the coding sequence ATGTCTAATTTGAGTGAGTCGACAGACTCTAGATTATTAGGAGAGGGACTGAAGAGGAAACCGAAAAGCCCGCGAAATCTGTTTGGACTGTTAATGACTGTTTTAGCGACGGCTTGTATTATTCTGACACTGATTCCCCTATTTGCCCTACTGTTTTATGTAGCGATTCAAGGATTAAGCCGCATTAATTTCGATCTATTTACTAAGCTCCCCCCACCGCCAGGATTACAAGGAGGAGGGGTTGCTAATGCCATTATTGGGACTTTAATGGTAGTGGCCTTGGCGACAGCCATTGCGGTTCCCATTGGCGTTTTAGCCGCCATTTACCTATCAGAATTTAGTAAAGGCAACCAAGTAGCTCGTTGGATTCGTTTTGCCACTAACGTGCTAAGTGGTGTACCCTCAATTATTGCCGGGATTTTTGCTTATGGGTTGTTAGTACAAACCGGCGTGGTGGGTTTTTCAGCAATTGCGGGGGGAGTCGCCTTAGCGGTGTTAATGTTACCCACTATTATTCGAACGACAGATGAAGCCCTACAAATTGTTCCCCAAGATATTCGTTGGGCTGCCCTAGGGATAGGTGCTTATAACTATCAAACGGTTCTTAAGATTGTGCTGCCGGCGGCTATCCCCGCCATTTTAACCGGTGTTACCCTAGCTATTGCTCGCGCAGCCGGAGAGACTGCCCCTCTGATTTTTACGGCGTTGTATTCCAATTTTTGGCCCAGAGGTGTAGCAGAACCTATTGCTACTCTATCAGTGCTAGTCTATAACTTTGCCATTGTCCCTTTTAAAGCTCAACAAGAATTAGCTTGGGCAGGTTCTTTGATTTTAGTCTTTCTGGTATTAACCACCAGTGTCTTAGCCCGTTGGGCAACTCGTCAGAAAACATATTAG
- the pstA gene encoding phosphate ABC transporter permease PstA codes for MTNELPLNKELHRPLSPFRSSFDLGMTVIAFALTLVALAPLFAILLAIAYQGLPQFRWEVFTSLPAPPGVEDQPNGFANAIVGTLTMVGIGAIFSIPLGIMTGIFLSEFTKGSTIANVIRFVIVILSSVPSIIVGVFAYGVLVLTTKQFSAVAGGFALGVIMLPIVSLTTEEALKLVPMPYRLGSAALGGNKFTTIFHIVIPAALPAITTGVLLAVARAAGETAPLMFTALFSQFWQESLFSPTPSLPVLIYNYASSPFIDQNAIAWTASLVLVILVLATSIISRVVIRKRKV; via the coding sequence ATGACCAACGAATTGCCATTAAATAAAGAATTACATCGCCCACTATCGCCGTTTAGGTCTAGCTTTGATCTGGGCATGACGGTGATAGCTTTTGCCCTTACTTTGGTGGCTTTAGCACCGCTATTTGCAATTCTCTTAGCCATTGCCTATCAAGGACTACCCCAATTTAGATGGGAAGTTTTTACTTCTTTACCGGCTCCTCCTGGGGTGGAAGATCAACCCAATGGTTTTGCTAATGCTATTGTCGGAACTTTAACGATGGTGGGAATTGGCGCTATTTTTAGTATCCCCCTAGGCATTATGACGGGCATCTTTTTATCAGAGTTTACTAAAGGATCAACTATTGCTAATGTTATCCGCTTTGTAATTGTTATTTTGAGCAGTGTTCCTTCAATTATTGTCGGCGTTTTTGCTTATGGAGTTTTGGTCTTAACCACTAAGCAATTTTCGGCTGTAGCTGGCGGCTTTGCCCTTGGGGTGATTATGTTGCCCATTGTTTCTCTGACCACAGAAGAAGCCTTAAAATTAGTTCCTATGCCTTATCGTCTCGGTTCAGCCGCTTTAGGTGGGAATAAATTTACGACAATTTTTCACATCGTGATTCCGGCGGCACTTCCGGCTATTACCACAGGGGTTTTACTGGCAGTGGCCCGGGCAGCCGGAGAAACGGCCCCCCTGATGTTTACCGCCCTATTTAGTCAATTTTGGCAGGAAAGTCTTTTCAGTCCCACCCCTTCGCTACCGGTTCTCATTTATAACTATGCCAGTTCGCCTTTTATCGATCAAAATGCTATTGCTTGGACGGCTTCTTTAGTGTTAGTTATTTTAGTTTTGGCTACCAGTATTATTTCTCGTGTTGTTATTCGTAAAAGAAAGGTTTAA
- the pstB gene encoding phosphate ABC transporter ATP-binding protein PstB: MTTTTDVITEAVLRTKNLNVYYGSHLAVKNVSLDIPEKQVVAFIGPSGCGKSTVLRCFNRMNDLVSSAKIEGKVTFKGRDIYDSKIDPVRLRCRIGMVFQKANPFPKSIYDNIAWGARLNGITQDMDQVVEESLKKAALWEEVKDKLRQSGLALSGGQQQRLCIARAIAIKPEVILMDEPCSALDPISTIKVEETLHELKQQYTIVIVTHNMQQASRVSDFTAFFNAEAAKGGKVGYLVEYDKTPIIFQNPAQEATKDYVSGRFG; this comes from the coding sequence ATGACAACGACAACAGATGTAATCACAGAAGCCGTTTTGCGGACAAAAAATTTAAATGTTTATTACGGCTCTCATTTAGCCGTTAAAAATGTTTCTCTAGATATTCCTGAAAAACAAGTGGTGGCTTTTATTGGTCCTTCGGGATGCGGGAAAAGTACCGTGCTAAGATGCTTTAATCGCATGAATGATTTAGTATCCTCGGCAAAAATTGAAGGAAAAGTCACCTTTAAAGGACGGGATATTTATGACAGTAAAATCGATCCGGTGAGATTGCGCTGTCGCATTGGCATGGTATTTCAAAAAGCAAATCCTTTCCCGAAATCAATTTATGATAATATTGCTTGGGGAGCGCGTCTCAATGGCATCACACAGGACATGGATCAAGTGGTAGAAGAATCCCTCAAAAAAGCGGCGTTATGGGAAGAGGTAAAAGATAAACTGAGACAAAGTGGGTTAGCACTCTCCGGCGGACAACAGCAGAGACTTTGTATTGCTAGAGCTATTGCTATTAAACCTGAAGTAATTTTAATGGATGAACCTTGTTCAGCTTTAGACCCTATTTCTACCATTAAAGTAGAAGAAACTCTTCACGAATTAAAACAGCAATACACCATTGTCATCGTCACCCACAATATGCAGCAAGCTTCACGGGTTTCTGATTTTACTGCTTTCTTTAATGCTGAAGCGGCAAAGGGGGGTAAAGTCGGTTACCTAGTAGAATATGATAAGACACCAATCATTTTTCAAAACCCTGCCCAAGAAGCAACTAAAGATTACGTGAGTGGACGATTTGGTTAA
- the pstC gene encoding phosphate ABC transporter permease subunit PstC: protein MTNFSDPIQSDPQTPDLQVNITSQQTVAEWLDKLFSGLVWLCAFSGVVILLWIAWIVFNDAEPALKDMGLKFLWSVDWNVGEQKFGGLPYIYGTIVSSFLALLIAVPLSLAVAITTSENFLPLWVRSPVGFMVELIASIPSVIVGLWGIFVLIPLSKPLQEWLHSALGWIPLFNTPPYGPSMLIAGVVLAIMILPTIAAISRDVLLAVPPELRSASMALGATRWETIWRTILPTASSGIIGGVILGLGRALGETMAVTMVIGNSNIISASLLDPGYTIPAVLANQFAEAFEPLHIGALMYLALILFVITLFVNSIAVLLVQFIQRNI, encoded by the coding sequence ATGACTAATTTTTCTGATCCCATTCAATCTGACCCTCAAACCCCTGATTTACAGGTAAATATTACCAGTCAACAAACTGTTGCTGAATGGCTAGATAAACTGTTTAGCGGCTTGGTGTGGTTATGTGCCTTTTCAGGGGTTGTGATTTTGCTGTGGATAGCGTGGATTGTTTTTAATGATGCTGAACCCGCGCTGAAAGATATGGGGCTAAAATTTCTCTGGTCTGTAGACTGGAATGTCGGAGAGCAAAAATTTGGTGGGCTTCCCTATATTTACGGCACCATAGTCAGTTCTTTTTTGGCTTTGTTGATCGCTGTTCCTTTAAGTTTGGCTGTGGCCATTACCACCAGTGAGAATTTTCTGCCTCTGTGGGTGCGCTCACCAGTGGGTTTTATGGTGGAGTTGATCGCCTCTATTCCCAGTGTGATTGTGGGATTATGGGGGATTTTTGTCTTAATTCCTCTGTCGAAACCTTTACAAGAGTGGTTACATAGCGCATTGGGTTGGATTCCCCTATTTAATACCCCTCCCTACGGACCGAGTATGTTAATTGCCGGGGTAGTTTTAGCGATCATGATTCTGCCCACAATTGCGGCCATTAGTCGAGATGTTCTGTTAGCCGTTCCTCCCGAATTACGCAGTGCTTCGATGGCTTTAGGGGCAACCCGTTGGGAAACAATCTGGCGCACGATTTTACCGACGGCTAGTTCTGGAATTATCGGCGGCGTGATTTTAGGCTTAGGACGGGCATTAGGGGAAACGATGGCGGTGACAATGGTGATTGGTAATTCTAATATCATTAGTGCTTCTTTGTTAGACCCGGGCTATACGATTCCGGCAGTTTTGGCTAATCAGTTTGCCGAAGCTTTTGAGCCTTTACATATTGGCGCTTTAATGTATTTGGCTTTGATTCTTTTTGTGATTACTTTATTTGTTAATAGTATTGCTGTTCTATTAGTTCAGTTTATTCAAAGAAATATTTAA